One stretch of Oncorhynchus masou masou isolate Uvic2021 chromosome 9, UVic_Omas_1.1, whole genome shotgun sequence DNA includes these proteins:
- the LOC135545809 gene encoding uncharacterized protein LOC135545809 has product MAGQGFQGALRVILLVCLLGLTKEFELEDKDWDELRSDVAALHRLKGLPDQMTRRTTGADTREITMHGTRTKRFSNYRAYVEKKPMALFDGLRGCDNFTTCVIQMDQDFERFLEEIDRQKIQDLLLSASEMSYTYSNKLLLIMDKEEWTRQRVEEEYSIDPHYSVMVSDACMYNDSCLPTVNSGTVVKIFGTASEDGHTLSGYSGSSLANLMLTPSLRSASVFSLDINTTSSFHNDFMRVFKYHDNNAVLETTSPGDLLIFQIMDHTDTAAEYHAPKRPIDHTTQYDKQHILILEDNPIVREAAKFLYEKHPTVTSVYILENQQPKLIKGDPVPLSEESRLVLVGHGSRDSEGEMRVGGYKAKDVADIIGRTARTSDHIKTTSVVACEVGSDEAFKNTLLKELHTRSIETELHLRSSLLQVSHSGEKITVEITPTGLETKHKDDSKKVVAMLDRDGNVVTREQFRIRGEGIFSNERNFLGEASVQERFKKYRDTWPDNPKRFVESYARRKYTDELEALTWAIFEPMKSDKNSKKLQTNLDNEEFRICNIERQMINGRNTIKEKTWIEDNNVIKGILDNCYEMKSSEDILSVIHHNAKLGEDKTTYLMLHDWIYEINPQSLYVFPVGKKLDNNEKGNQNRIDEIKRCVEEQIGKEHYPAIRENIGDGKESYPNFVTETLQGKYTKSSEGMMKEAWCRTYFLASVISESSRNFRTFPLVLMALDMAHSTDNNVKEKGLSFLMENHPMAAGGSWVDPSRRGFFGSSSDIDSSKLKNRFKNKRKIPEELQKDLMDLTEKENNVFEEWWKWKKMDNNKVEDEILNLANEYALVNEISKNSFIRDYSHFLNEIGKQSSLNEVTGLLGGSHDGSVTLKDLHSASEVENSLKLSSYYARSSAMFAEQIHNQLRREFGDRLDLEGLHVKEGSIRLEDGQFRCQLTSKKNLRETIEFKVELHPEGQLYTEKMWKNMETVHGLEIPDGTHSHQVSKHLEHTGMAIGAVGLMLGMQGAVHAFEEGDIEHGTIATLQTVHGVTGMTLAAVGKQVPQLLERKAMRAMVTLIKSPVVKRALVVMPIIGIGFGIYNIVEDFKRKDALGYIDATFDAAIVALDFLEIGQPELAPLIVPINLALNTIRMIFDDVYLDIQTELIHLPPNSGVLAKLRAFFVGFGKGLLHFILDVASFFYTVPYREIEEGRRLVQQISDHQKYYYFAEVQDGRKAIDFTAGEDSWNGGSITFCLSDQGPSDFCMDYFVSSDENLGKKCWTIDTHGTKDIVLGIGESHRLTYKNINIKILLFIKVGSMSVVSGYEALSDTRFGTYWGNNEANNFFAVQKADDDHGIEVMLSYYYKLYGKNGDDVFYLGPQKSYVEGCGGKDTFIIPVNGGNTIINNYDPFKSTDVLLLGVNYSQISVSKSGNDIALRYLGNHNIRIMNWFLGDEYRHMNMMSEDGVLFDISTTVISSVQLIARGINRMSKTHGQTVNASEPLLLSVTNIMGSPYNDILIGNRQKNLIDGGGGQDHLRGGEGEDIYMVYEKKLSKIFIENHSYDNETDILVIEANLHEFKVKVDGNHLKLMPFADQSSDVTLMNWFRSEADRHLLVITKDLVTFSISENKAACEQIDSFKSKCLISQNLDYRKSTAALHVDLQEDEAFQSVTEVRGSAFNDIIKGNVQRNTIVPGRGADFLQGRGGEDWYVVTPGQGLKTIENHSPDLATDVLFLREKYDFINCKCNGPDIYLSINGSQEVLLKGWFHSRNSQHLHIQSADGITFQLESNASSCDGSLKLPKSVDFRNRVTGEIMKMNNSDFASVVEMYGSSGFDSMEGNDKNNMLDPFTGGGSMVGGDGEDTYVVNTGYGTNIMIENFAEDERMDTVLFEMDFLGDGQLTVQSDKHDVLVSTGTQGHKIQVRVLNYNSGQQHQHLSFQSSDGVHFWVRSPVGNKTRSFQKPWIEAYKVTMKGKLGDCQIDLSSQSNLSLVHTVQGCPHDSNYITGNEQENVLFGGIKDDALDGGAGHDTLLGGQGNDILIGNIGDDTLYGEEGSDTMMGGSGSDTFVPGPGADLVDGGPGRDTVLYQGDHERGEGVYVNLLSGECRQADAEGDVLKDVENVIGTIYSDILVSGYEPALLKGSDGNDILVSLVGGDYLIGGEGSDIYMMVSHHGLVIIDNCATDNATDIVYLRSLSEKSVDCSYLHDGVFLTFYGLGDTTVDIELRNWVNFSHECGHLMLVLNEGEISVDELMQECELRYNMQRVVATVTLILLLAVLHGIILVIPVIHRKRKRGQGGKDSSDRATEMGKDTIEVREEDAPLQGLTSQPKVEEEEEEKETE; this is encoded by the coding sequence gATTTTGAAAGGTTCCTGGAAGAAATTGATAGACAAAAGATCCAAGATTTGCTGCTGTCTGCTTCTGAAATGTCTTACACCTACAGCAACAAACTTCTCCTTATAATGGACAAGGAAGAGTGGACTCGTCAGCGAGTAGAAGAGGAGTACAGCATAGATCCTCATTATTCAGTAATGGTCAGTGATGCTTGTATGTACAATGATTCATGTCTCCCAACCGTTAACAGTGGCACAGTTGTGAAGATATTTGGTACTGCCTCAGAGGATGGACATACTCTGTCCGGTTACTCTGGTTCCTCACTAGCAAATCTAATGTTGACACCATCATTGAGATCAGCATCCGTTTTCTCCCTTGACATCAATACCACTTCTTCATTTCATAATGACTTCATGAGGGTTTTTAAGTATCATGACAATAATGCTGTCTTGGAAACTACCAGCCCGGGAGATCTTCTCATCTTTCAAATCATGGATCACACTGACACTGCAGCTGAGTACCATGCTCCAAAGAGACCCATTGATCACACCACACAGTATGATAAACAGCACATCCTAATACTGGAAGATAACCCCATTGTTCGGGAAGCTGCTAAATTTCTATATGAGAAACATCCCACTGTGACCTCTGTGTACATCCTGGAAAACCAACAGCCTAAACTGATCAAAGGCGACCCGGTGCCACTGTCAGAAGAGAGCAGACTGGTCCTTGTAGGCCATGGGAGCCGAGACAGCgaaggagagatgagggttggaGGGTACAAAGCCAAAGACGTGGCTGACATCATTGGACGTACTGCCAGGACTAGTGACCATATTAAAACCACAAGTGTGGTGGCCTGTGAAGTTGGGTCTGATGAAGCCTTCAAGAACACCCTGTTAAAAGAGCTCCACACCAGGTCTATTGAGACAGAACTACACCTAAGGAGTTCTTTGCTCCAAGTCAGCCACTCTGGGGAGAAGATAACTGTAGAAATAACACCCACTGGATTGGAAACAAAACATAAGGATGACAGCAAGAAAGTGGTGGCAATGTTAGACAGAGATGGAAATGTCGTCACTAGAGAACAGTTCAGAATCAGGGGGGAAGGGATTTTTTCAAATGAGAGAAACTTTCTAGGGGAAGCTTCTGTTCAAGAACGTTTTAAAAAATACAGAGACACATGGCCAGACAATCCAAAGAGATTTGTTGAATCTTATGCACGTAGAAAATATACTGATGAACTTGAAGCCTTAACCTGGGCCATTTTTGAACCAATGAAAAGTGATAAAAATTCAAAAAAGTTACAGACAAATTTGGACAATGAAGAGTTTCGGATATGCAATATTGAGAGACAAATGATAAACGGAAGAAATACAATAAAGGAGAAAACATGGATTGAAGATAACAATGTCATTAAAGGTATTCTTGATAACTGCTATGAAATGAAGTCAAGTGAGGATATCCTAAGTGTGATCCATCACAATGCAAAGCTTGGAGAAGATAAGACCACGTACCTGATGTTACATGACTGGATTTATGAGATAAACCCCCAATCTTTATATGTGTTTCCAGTGGGGAAAAAGCTTGACAACAATGAAAAGGGAAATCAAAACAGAATAGATGAGATAAAACGTTGTGTTGAGGAACAGATTGGCAAAGAACATTATCCAGCCATCCGTGAAAATATAGGAGATGGCAAAGAAAGTTATCCTAATTTTGTGACAGAAACTCTTCAAGGGAAATACACTAAAAGCTCAGAAGGTATGATGAAGGAGGCATGGTGCAGAACATATTTCTTGGCATCCGTAATATCAGAGTCCTCCAGAAATTTCCGTACATTTCCTCTTGTCCTGATGGCCTTAGATATGGCCCACAGCACAGACAATAATGTGAAAGAGAAAGGTTTGAGTTTCCTCATGGAGAATCATCCAATGGCAGCAGGTGGTTCTTGGGTGGATCCAAGTAGGCGAGGATTTTTCGGTTCGTCCTCAGACATAGATTCTAGCAAATTAAAAAACAGATTCAAAAATAAACGTAAGATCCCAGAGGAATTACAAAAGGATCTTATGGACCTTACAGAAAAAGAGAATAATGTGTTTGAAGAATGGTGGAAATGGAAAAAAATGGATAACAACAAGGTAGAAGATGAGATCTTGAATCTTGCAAATGAGTATGCACTAGTGAATGAGATTTCCAAAAATTCATTCATAAGGGATTATAGTCATTTCTTAAATGAAATTGGCAAACAATCATCCCTAAATGAGGTCACTGGACTTTTGGGTGGGTCCCATGATGGCTCTGTGACATTGAAAGATCTACATTCCGCTTCAGAAGTAGAGAATTCACTCAAGCTCTCTTCGTATTATGCCAGGTCCTCTGCTATGTTTGCTGAACAGATTCACAATCAGTTGAGGAGAGAATTTGGTGACAGGCTGGACTTGGAGGGACTACATGTCAAAGAAGGCAGTATTAGGCTGGAGGATGGACAATTTCGATGCCAGCTTACATCGAAGAAGAATCTCCGGGAAACAATTGAATTTAAGGTGGAGTTGCATCCAGAGGGACAACTATACACagagaaaatgtggaaaaacatgGAGACAGTTCATGGCCTGGAGATTCCAGATGGGACCCATTCTCACCAGGTTTCGAAGCACCTGGAGCACACAGGGATGGCAATTGGAGCAGTGGGACTCATGTTGGGGATGCAAGGAGCTGTTCATGCTTTTGAAGAGGGGGACATTGAACATGGTACAATAGCCACGTTACAGACTGTACATGGAGTCACAGGAATGACCTTGGCTGCAGTTGGAAAACAAGTTCCCCAGCTTTTAGAGCGCAAGGCAATGAGAGCCATGGTAACATTAATCAAAAGCCCTGTGGTGAAACGTGCCCTGGTAGTTATGCCAATCATAGGGATTGGTTTTGGAATTTACAATATTGTGGAAGACTTTAAGAGGAAAGATGCACTGGGGTATATTGATGCCACCTTCGATGCTGCAATAGTTGCCTTGGATTTTCTTGAAATCGGTCAACCAGAACTTGCGCCATTAATTGTGCCAATCAACCTGGCACTAAATACCATACGAATGATCTTTGATGACGTATATCTTGATATTCAGACTGAACTCATTCATTTACCACCAAATTCTGGAGTTTTGGCAAAACTAAGAGCATTCTTTGTTGGCTTTGGGAAAGGACTTTTACACTTTATCCTTGATGTGGCCAGCTTTTTTTATACCGTTCCTTATCGTGAGATTGAGGAGGGACGAAGGCTTGTTCAACAAATTTCAGACCACCAAAAGTACTATTATTTTGCAGAGGTACAGGATGGGAGAAAGGCCATTGATTTCACAGCTGGTGAGGATTCTTGGAATGGAGGGAGTATCACTTTTTGTCTCTCAGACCAGGGACCATCTGACTTCTGCATGGATTATTTTGTATCCAGTGATGAAAACTTGGGGAAAAAGTGTTGGACTATTGACACACATGGAACTAAAGACATTGTTCTAGGCATTGGAGAATCACATAGATTAACTTACAAAAACATAAATATAAAAATACTCCTATTCATAAAAGTTGGCTCTATGTCTGTCGTTTCTGGTTATGAGGCTTTGTCAGACACAAGATTTGGAACATATTGGGGAAACAATGAAGCAAATAATTTTTTTGCCGTTCAGAAGGCAGATGACGACCATGGCATTGAAGTCATGTTGAGCTATTACTACAAGCTTTATGGAAAGAATGGTGATGACGTGTTCTATTTGGGACCTCAAAAAAGCTATGTGGAGGGGTGTGGCGGCAAAGACACTTTCATCATTCCTGTCAATGGAGGAAACACGATTATTAATAACTATGATCCTTTCAAATCAACAGATGTCCTACTCCTCGGCGTTAACTACAGTCAGATTTCTGTCAGTAAGTCAGGAAATGATATTGCTTTAAGATATCTTGGTAACCATAACATTAGGATTATGAACTGGTTTTTGGGGGACGAATATCGCCACATGAACATGATGTCAGAGGACGGAGTCCTGTTCGACATCTCCACCACAGTGATTTCCTCTGTCCAACTGATTGCCAGAGGTATCAATAGAATGTCTAAAACTCACGGCCAGACAGTGAACGCTTCCGAACCACTTCTCCTTAGCGTTACTAATATTATGGGGTCTCCTTACAATGACATACTAATAGGAAATAGACAGAAGAATCTGATTGATGGTGGAGGGGGTCAGGACCacctgaggggaggagaaggagaggacatATATATGGTTTATGAGAAAAAACTGTCAAAGATATTCATTGAAAATCACTCCTATGACAATGAAACAGACATACTGGTGATAGAGGCAAACCTTCATGAATTCAAAGTTAAAGTGGATGGAAACCATCTCAAACTGATGCCTTTTGCTGATCAAAGTTCTGATGTGACCTTAATGAACTGGTTCCGTTCAGAAGCGGACAGGCACTTGCTTGTTATCACAAAGGATCTGGTCACCTTCAGCATCTCTGAGAACAAGGCAGCCTGTGAGCAGATTGACTCATTTAAGAGCAAATGCCTCATAAGTCAGAATCTAGATTACAGAAAGTCCACAGCTGCTCTACATGTGGATCTGCAGGAGGATGAGGCTTTCCAAAGTGTCACAGAGGTGCGAGGCTCAGCCTTCAATGACATCATCAAAGGGAACGTACAACGCAACACAATTGTGCCAGGGCGAGGAGCAGACTTTCTTCAGGGgcgaggaggggaggactggtATGTCGTAACTCCAGGTCAAGGCTTGAAAACCATTGAGAACCACTCACCCGATCTGGCTACTGATGTACTTTTCCTGAGAGAAAAATATGATTTCATCAATTGTAAATGTAATGGACCAGACATTTATCTCTCCATAAATGGCTCACAGGAAGTCCTATTGAAGGGCTGGTTTCACTCAAGGAACTCTCAACACCTCCACATCCAATCAGCTGATGGAATAACATTTCAACTGGAGTCCAATGCCAGCAGTTGCGATGGCTCCTTAAAGCTGCCAAAGTCTGTGGATTTCCGAAATAGGGTGACTGGAGAAATCATGAAGATGAATAACAGCGACTTTGCCTCAGTGGTGGAAATGTATGGCTCATCTGGTTTCGACAGCATGGAAGGAAATGACAAAAATAACATGCTGGATCCTTTTACTGGAGGTGGTAGCAtggtgggaggagatggggaggatacCTACGTAGTGAACACTGGATATGGAACCAACATCATGATTGAAAACTTTGCAGAGGATGAAAGAATGGATACTGTGTTGTTTGAGATGGATTTCCTTGGTGATGGTCAACTCACAGTTCAGTCTGACAAGCATGATGTACTTGTGAGCACAGGTACACAGGGGCATAAAATTCAGGTCAGAGTGCTCAACTATAATTCAGGGCAACAACACCAACACCTTAGCTTCCAGAGCTCTGATGGAGTGCATTTTTGGGTTAGATCTCCAGTTGGAAACAAAACGCGTAGCTTTCAAAAGCCTTGGATTGAAGCTTACAAAGTGACAATGAAAGGAAAACTGGGAGACTGCCAAATAGATCTGAGTTCTCAATCAAATTTATCATTGGTTCACACTGTGCAGGGCTGTCCCCATGACTCCAATTACATTACAGGTAATGAGCAGGAGAACGTACTCTTCGGTGGCATCAAGGATGATGCACTGGATGGAGGGGCCGGCCATGACACCTTGCTGGGGGGTCAGGGCAATGACATCCTGATTGGGAACATAGGAGATGACACTCTTTATGGAGAGGAAGGGAGTGACACCATGATGGGCGGCTCAGGCTCTGACACCTTCGTTCCCGGACCAGGGGCTGATCTAGTGGACGGGGGCCCAGGGAGAGACACTGTGCTGTACCAGGGGGATCATGAGAGGGGTGAGGGCGTTTACGTCAACCTGCTGAGCGGAGAATGCCGTCAGGCAGATGCTGAGGGAGACGTGTTGAAGGATGTTGAGAATGTGATTGGCACTATCTACTCAGATATCTTGGTGTCTGGCTACGAACCTGCCCTACTAAAAGGCTCTGACGGCAACGACATTCTAGTGTCCCTTGTGGGAGGAGATTACTTGATTGGAGGAGAAGGAAGTGACATTTACATGATGGTTTCCCACCATGGCTTAGTGATCATAGACAACTGTGCCACAGATAATGCCACGGACATTGTGTACCTGCGCTCTCTGTCTGAGAAGTCTGTTGACTGTTCATATCTACATGACGGAGTGTTTCTGACATTTTATGGACTCGGCGACACTACTGTTGACATAGAGCTGCGAAACTGGGTCAACTTCAGTCATGAGTGTGGCCATCTTATGCTGGTCCTCAATGAGGGTGAAATATCTGTAGATGAACTCATGCAGGAGTGTGAGTTGAGATATAACATGCAAAGAGTCGTGGCAACTGTTACATTAATCCTTCTACTTGCCGTTTTACATGGCATTATTTTGGTTATACCTGTAATCCatagaaagaggaagaggggacaaGGAGGGAAAGACAGCAGTGATAGAGCTACTGAAATGGGGAAAGACACAATAGAAGTGCGAGAAGAGGACGCACCTCTCCAGGGCTTAACTTCTCAACCTaaagtagaggaagaagaggaagagaaggaaactGAATGA